The following proteins are co-located in the Roseovarius arcticus genome:
- a CDS encoding ABC transporter substrate-binding protein, whose protein sequence is MKKYLLGTAMALTLPGAALAAEECGEISMAEMNWSSAKIVVATSKFLLEQGYGCDIAVVPSDTTPAVTSLAENNEPDIVPEMWPNSAGDVYDKLKEGGEIVELTSVLDPGGIEGWWIPSYLVEEHPELKTIDGVLANPELVGGMFNNCPDGWGCRIVSDNLARAFDLEGNKIEVFNHGSGETLATSMASAYESKEPWFGYYWAPTTPLGKYDMVSVDLGELDEEAHAANQNANTPNPRPSAFPTAPILTIVTKDFNEAHPEEAQLMSNITFKTDTMSTLLAWQDENNATAEEAAVYYLKNNKDEWSAWLNDDARANLSKLLK, encoded by the coding sequence ATGAAAAAATATCTACTGGGAACCGCCATGGCCCTGACCCTGCCCGGCGCAGCGCTGGCCGCTGAGGAGTGCGGCGAGATTTCGATGGCCGAGATGAACTGGTCCTCGGCCAAGATTGTCGTCGCAACCTCGAAATTCCTGCTGGAGCAAGGCTATGGTTGTGATATCGCGGTTGTGCCGTCCGACACCACGCCTGCTGTTACCTCGCTGGCGGAAAACAACGAGCCGGACATCGTGCCGGAAATGTGGCCCAATTCGGCTGGTGATGTCTATGACAAGCTGAAAGAGGGTGGCGAGATTGTCGAACTGACCAGCGTGCTTGACCCGGGCGGCATCGAAGGCTGGTGGATCCCGTCCTACTTGGTCGAGGAGCACCCCGAGCTGAAGACGATAGATGGCGTTCTGGCGAACCCGGAACTGGTTGGCGGCATGTTCAACAACTGCCCCGACGGTTGGGGCTGCCGGATCGTCAGCGACAATCTGGCACGCGCCTTCGATCTGGAAGGCAACAAAATTGAAGTGTTCAACCACGGCTCGGGCGAGACGCTGGCGACCTCGATGGCCTCGGCCTATGAGAGCAAGGAGCCGTGGTTCGGCTACTATTGGGCGCCGACCACCCCGCTGGGCAAGTATGACATGGTGAGTGTTGATCTGGGCGAGCTCGATGAAGAGGCGCATGCCGCCAACCAGAACGCGAACACGCCCAATCCCAGGCCGTCAGCATTTCCAACGGCCCCGATCCTGACCATCGTGACGAAGGACTTCAACGAGGCGCACCCTGAAGAGGCGCAACTGATGTCCAACATTACCTTCAAAACCGACACGATGAGCACTCTTCTGGCGTGGCAGGACGAAAATAACGCGACTGCCGAAGAGGCCGCCGTCTACTACCTGAAAAACAACAAGGACGA